The Acidobacteriota bacterium genome includes the window CGCACGGGATCGCTGCGCTCGCGCGCCTTGGCGAACGTCACACGACCGCCCTTGGTCGTGAGCTCGTACGCCGGCTCGTTCGCATACCAGTACTGCCCGCCCACGCTCATCGAGACGCCTCGCCGGAAGAGCGACGGCTCCTCGATGTTGGCGCGGAAGCCACGATCGAGCGACGACCACCGGAACGTGGTCTGCGCCGTCCGCGCGCCGCCGAAGAAGTTCAGGTGTCGCAACGTGGTCGTGATGCGCGCCTTCTCCTCGCTGCCGTACCCGGGCGTGATCGACAGCCGCCGCGGCTTCGCCTGCGTCAGCACGACTTCCACCGGCACGGGTGCACCCACTGGACCGCTCGTGTCGGCGTTGACTGACACGAACTGGAAGATCTCCCGGTTGTACAGACGACGCTGCGTATCGGCCACACGACTGATGCGGAACTGCTGCCCCTCCTTCATGCCGAGCAGCGACTTCACGCGGCCGTCGCTCACGCGCTCGTTGCCGCGCACCGTGATGCGGCCGAACGTCGAGGCCGGCCCCGGCTCCGCGATGACAAACAGCGACACGTGGCCTGGTGCGGAGCTCTCGCCCTCGAGGACGTGGACGTTCGCGTACGCGTACCCGCGCTCCTGCAAGACCGCGAGCGTGGCCGTGCGCGTCGTCCGCACGTCACCCTGCACGCGGCGCCGGCCCGCGGCCAGCGTCACGCGCTGCTGCACGGCCTCCTGATCCGCCGGTGAAAGGACGTCGAACCCGTAGGTCTGGACCGAGTCGATGATGACCGGCGCGCCCTGCTCGACGTGGATTGTGATGTCCACCGCCTTCGCACGCTCGTCGCGCTCGATGTCGACCGACGTGACGCGCGCGTGCGGCCACCCGTTGTCCGAGAGGAACGCGATGATGCGGTAGAGGTCCGACTGGAGCTGACGCGCATCGAAGTAGCGATCGCGGCCGAGGAAGGGCAGCATCCCTCCGCTCTTGCGCGTGGCCAGCACGCCGGTGATTTGCGACGCGTCAAGTCCTGAGACACCGAGGATGTCGAGTTTACGCACCTCGAGCCGGCGATCGGCGGGCGTCTCGGCGACGGTCTGGGCCTGGGCGGGCGGAGTCCAGAGGGTGAAGGCGAGCCACAGGCCCAGCACACAGGTCCCCATGCGTCGTGGCGTCACTCCCTCCATCTTGCCTGCGTTTGTGGCCGGCCGACAACGTCAGCCTGGAACGAGAACGGGGCGTCCTGACGGACGCCCCGTGTCGATGCGATCGGCCGGAGCGACCCGCGCAACTACTCTGTCGGTGCCCCTTCGGGCAGGCGGCCACGGCCGCCACGGCTCGCACGGCCGCCCTTCTGGCCCGCCGCGCGCGCCTCGACCGACGTCCATTCATGCGCGGTGCCCTTCATGTGGGCCGCACGACCGCCCTTGCTCGCGATCTCGCGCTGCTTCTCCGGTGACATGGACGCGAACCCACGACGCTCCTTGCGGCGCGGCTCAATCTGCTGGGGCATGTTCATTTCGTTGCTCATGGTGTCGCCTCCCTTTCCTGCCCCCGGGTAGTTACAACAAGCGTGCCAGCACCCGCCCACATGCCAGGTCGAAATCGGGGACAAACCACGCGCTTCCGGAGCCTGCCGAGTCTGCCGATACAGCCGGCTCATCCATGTCGCGAAACCCAACAGTAATTCTTACACCGGCGTCTGCTTTTGCTCAGGTAACCCACGCGGCACCAACAACGCCGTGCCGAGCGCGACGATCGAAATCACGGCGCCAAACACGAACGCCCTGTGAAGCCCCTCGGCCAGCGCGGCGGGCGAATTCCCGCCTGACGCCGCCGACGCCGCGACGACGGCTCCCATCGCGGCCACGCCGATCGCGCCGCCGATGCTGCGTGTGAACTGACTGAGCGACGTCGCCACGCCAAGACGCTCGCGTACGACGGCGCTCTGCACCGCCAGCATCAGCGACAGCATTGTCATGCCCATGCCGATACCCATCAGTCCCAGGTAGCCCTGCATCACGAGCAGTCCGCTCGACGGCTGCAGCGCGGCCAGGCCAACGAAGCCGAGCGACACGCACACGAGTCCACCGACGATGAAGGAACGGAAGCCGACGCGCGGCAGCATCCGCCCCGTGACGATGGACATGCCGACCCAGCCAAGGAGCAGCGGCGTGAGCACGCTGCCGGCTTCGCGCGCCGACCGCCCGAGCGCCGACTGCACGTACAGCGGCACGAACGCGAGCGCGCCGAAGATGGCCAGGCCCAGCAGCGTCCCCGTACATGTCGTCGTCGCGACCATGCGATCGCCGAGCAGCGACAGCGGCAGGATCGGGTGTGCCGTACGACGTTCGAGCGCGACGAACACGATGGCGAGCACGACCGCCACCGCGTACAACGCCTTCACGACACCGGGCGACAGCGATGCGTCGGGCACGCCCGTCTGCGTGAGCGCCAGCATCAGCGCCGTCACGGTACCCATCAGCACGCCGGCCCCCACGTAGTCCACATCACCACGGCCCTGGCCGAGTTTGTCGATGAGGTACTTCCCCACCAGGATCGCGGGGATGAGACCGAACGGGAGGTTGATGAAGAAGATCAGCCGCCACGAGACGCTCTCGGTGAGGATCGCGCCGATGAGCGGACCCGCGATCGACGACACGCCCCACACGCCGGCGAAGAGCGCCTGCGCGCGCGCGCGCTCCGCGAGCGTGTACATGTCGCCGATGATCACCATGCCGATCGGCAGCAGTCCCCCTGCGCCGATGCCCTGCACCGTCCTGAACGCGATGAGTTGCGTCATCGACGTGGAGACACCGCTCAGCAGCGAGCCGAGAAGGAACAGGGCGAGCGCCACGAGGTAGGGCCGCCGCCGGCCGTGGACGTCAGCGATGCGCCCCCACACCGGCGTCGTCACGGTGGACGTCAGCATGTAGCCCGAGAACACCCAGCTGTAGTGATTGAGACCGCCGAATTGCGCCACAACGGTCGGCATCGCCGTGGCGACAATGGTCGCTTCCATCGCGGCAAGGAAGCTCCCGCCCAGGATGCCCAGTGTGACGAGGGCCCGGTGCGACGAGCGGAGACGGTCGAAGAAGGACATGGATGGCTCTGGTACGATCGTCCGCATGCGTACGGTTCACTGCGTGAAACTGGGACGGGAACTCCCGGGATTGGATGAAGCCCCGTGGCCCGGAGCACTGGGCCAGCGCATCTACGATAGCGTGTCTCAGGAAGCCTGGGACATGTGGGAAGAGCGCATGAAGATGATCCTCAACGAGTACCGGCTCATGCCCTGGCAGAAGGACGCGCAGGATCTCGTGGCCAAACACATGG containing:
- a CDS encoding oxidative damage protection protein, encoding MRTVHCVKLGRELPGLDEAPWPGALGQRIYDSVSQEAWDMWEERMKMILNEYRLMPWQKDAQDLVAKHMEEYFFGESGALPPGYTPASS
- a CDS encoding MFS transporter, which produces MSFFDRLRSSHRALVTLGILGGSFLAAMEATIVATAMPTVVAQFGGLNHYSWVFSGYMLTSTVTTPVWGRIADVHGRRRPYLVALALFLLGSLLSGVSTSMTQLIAFRTVQGIGAGGLLPIGMVIIGDMYTLAERARAQALFAGVWGVSSIAGPLIGAILTESVSWRLIFFINLPFGLIPAILVGKYLIDKLGQGRGDVDYVGAGVLMGTVTALMLALTQTGVPDASLSPGVVKALYAVAVVLAIVFVALERRTAHPILPLSLLGDRMVATTTCTGTLLGLAIFGALAFVPLYVQSALGRSAREAGSVLTPLLLGWVGMSIVTGRMLPRVGFRSFIVGGLVCVSLGFVGLAALQPSSGLLVMQGYLGLMGIGMGMTMLSLMLAVQSAVVRERLGVATSLSQFTRSIGGAIGVAAMGAVVAASAASGGNSPAALAEGLHRAFVFGAVISIVALGTALLVPRGLPEQKQTPV